A window of Lagenorhynchus albirostris chromosome 11, mLagAlb1.1, whole genome shotgun sequence contains these coding sequences:
- the FAM186B gene encoding LOW QUALITY PROTEIN: protein FAM186B (The sequence of the model RefSeq protein was modified relative to this genomic sequence to represent the inferred CDS: inserted 3 bases in 2 codons; substituted 1 base at 1 genomic stop codon), whose product MPEPPSSWAGSAHPPVKAALIGRPQPGRRGQWGVARPGGRSHALVAGAPVAPADQPGPPPAQRAPARPHPRRGEQGPAPAPAARARDSPAFPPFPRFPPAASRPRPAASPPSRLDCKGARSGWIPRARSQDQRLDPSIHSECDSLTYEIRNRKSEEEEEALDEWIEVMEKGLPLSLIATKGGIESLISLCSTLIEGQRKGAQMSKHTFWQGWREQSPQKVTSCPQPLSPEQMLQDKHTTCIRVSEVKSMLQELLDSTMFNQGEVRAIRYMSAVVENLNKALMLQHKENRSLEAKYRHLKIEMTKELSSQRLYFQKSLQVLKSKRDALLKQVEILGGKYHDLLLRKRALEFQLNKAXSARGQAEYSVKILVDSPAPAKKEALRKKETVIEETQQEPKKEEQFSPLSPSRLAMTWESSARPSTCQPLSTMTVHSRTADVYSSKDTENLQPVLPSSVDHKFPKKWERPSAESPGHKVKDQKDFFQEVTQEKEGLQMKSHFQKQLSPESSRKVALESKAEHWEEELSWERRRQQWLEEMWLQWQEKWALLERDXPEKQRQWEQGEAARGWQRRLAQEQGSPWRGPERTGEDVERMGFMPTSRWRDLEEASLAPPSSQAQSAHQGRRPHLPRSPKTQQPAPGNQRTMSSAEFTQKPRARCVPTKPKKTASLPVTGTSLREVAQPPLHTSPVTLKGKVYHVDVEAQRKNLQLLTEEDQLGLPHYLRNKVRELTTTAVELNALKLWCLCXKYILYRHFQSLRQEVLNHVQVVREAGAAYKAQNLYLFLENVDRLQNLQLQAWTDKQRDLEEKRRECLSSMVTMFPKLQQEWNINLNTPVVTTPKSRKSKPPPSLLRNIHSSSPSCKRHLELFMTKHQQCVPLRMAQQVHGSQGQLASQQGNQLEAIWKTDVASSSHPVEKKTPTSLSWDQLGGYPDIPRLLALDVHSSYHKSLMSLMARCLPWAVCLTVPQ is encoded by the exons ATGCCAGAGCCTCCGAGCAGCTGGGCCGGCTCGGCCCACCCACCAGTAAAAGCCGCTCTGATTGGCCGGCCGCAGCCGGGAAGGCGGGGCCAGTGGGGGGTCGCACGCCCTGGTGGCCGGTCGCACGCCCTGGTGGCCGGGGCTCCGGTCGCTCCCGCCGACCAGCCGGGTCCTCCACCGGCCCAGAGAGCCCCGGCCCGGCCCCACCCCCGGCGCGGAGAGCAAGGCCCCGCCCCTGCGCCTGCTG CGCGCGCCCGCGACTCTCCTGCCTTCCCGCCCTTCCCACGCTTCCCGCCGGCCGCCTCCAGACCTCGGCCCGCCGCTTCTCCGCCTTCGCGGCTCGACTGCAAGGgcgcgcggagcggctggatcCCACGCGCTCGCTCCCAGGACCAGAGGCTGGACCCAAGTATTCATTCCGAAT GTGACAGTCTGACCTATGAGATCAGGAACAGGAAgagtgaggaggaagaggaagcccTGGATGAATGGATCGAGGTGATGGAGAAGGGGTTACCTCTCTCCCTCATCGCCACCAAAGGAGGCATCGAGTCTCTCATTTCCCTCTGCTCCACTCTCATTGAAGGACAAAGGAAAGGGGCACAAA TGTCCAAACACACCTTCTGGCAGGGCTGGCGGGAACAAAGCCCACAAAAAGTGACATCCTGCCCTCAGCCACTGAGCCCAGAGCAGATGCTCCAGGACAAGCACACTACCTGCATAAGGGTCTCCGAGGTGAAGTCCATGCTGCAGGAACTCCTGGACTCCACGATGTTCAACCAGGGGGAGGTTCGGGCCATCAGGTACATGTCTGCTGTGGTCGAGAACCTCAACAAGGCCTTGATGCTCCAGCACAAGGAGAACAGAAGCCTGGAGGCCAAATACAGGCACCTGAAAATAGAGATGACCAAAGAACTCAGCAGCCAGAGGCTATATTTCCAGAAGTCCCTCCAAGTCCTCAAGAGTAAGAGAGATGCCCTACTAAAGCAGGTAGAAATTCTAGGGGGAAAGTACCATGACCTTCTCCTGAGAAAGCGTGCCTTAGAGTTCCAGCTGAACAAGGCTTAGTCTGCTAGAGGTCAAGCAGAATACTCAGTCAAGATCTTGGTTGACTCGCCAGCGCCTGCCAAGAAAGAGGCCCTCCgaaagaaagaaacagtcatAGAGGAAACCCAACAGGAGCCCAAGAAGGAGGAGCAGTTTTCACCACTCTCCCCAAGTCGCCTGGCCATGACCTGGGAGAGTAGCGCTAGGCCTTCCACATGTCAACCACTTTCCACCATGACTGTGCATTCAAGGACTGCAGATGTGTACAGCAGCAAGGACACTGAAAATCTTCAGCCTGTGTTGCCATCCTCCGTGGATCACAAGTTTCCTAAGAAATGGGAAAGACCGTCAGCAGAAAGCCCAGGCCACAAAGTCAAAGACCAGAAGGACTTCTTCCAGGAAGTgacccaggagaaggaaggaCTCCAGATGAAGTCCCATTTTCAGAAGCAGCTGTCCCCAGAGAGCTCTAGGAAGGTGGCCTTGGAGAGCAAGGCAGAGCACTGGGAAGAGGAACTCAGCTGGGAGAGGCGAAGGCAGCAGTGGCTGGAGGAGATGTGGCTGCAGTGGCAAGAGAAGTGGGCCCTGCTGGAGCGGGA ACCGGAGAAGCAGCGGCAGTGGGAGCAGGGGGAAGCAGCAAGGGGGTGGCAGCGGAGATTGGCCCAGGAGCAAGGGAGCCCATGGAGGGGGCCGGAGCGGACAGGAGAGGACGTGGAGAGAATGGGCTTCATGCCCACCAGCCGATGGAGGGACTTGGAGGAGGCATCACTGGCACCTCCCTCAAGCCAGGCCCAATCTGCTCACCAAGGCAGGAGGCCACACTTGCCCAGGTCCCCTAAGACCCAGCAGCCTGCCCCCGGAAACCAGAGGACCATGAGTTCAGCCGAGTTTACTCAGAAACCACGGGCCCGCTGTGTTCCCACGAAGCCCAAGAAGACGGCCTCCCTTCCTGTCACGGGGACATCCCTCCGAGAAGTGGCCCAGCCCCCTTTGCATACATCCCCAGTAACTCTGAAGGGGAAGGTATACCACGTGGACGTGGAGGCCCAGAGGAAGAACCTGCAGCTCCTGACTGAGGAGGATCAGCTGGGGCTGCCCCACTACCTGCGCAACAAGGTGCGGGAGCTCACCACCACCGCCGTGGAGCTGAACGCGCTCAAGCTGTGGTGCCTGT CTAAGTACATCCTCTACAGACATTTCCAGAGCCTCCG ACAAGAAGTGCTCAACCACGTACAAGTTGTGCGAGAAGCTGGAGCTGCCTACAAGGCCCAGAACCTCTACCTCTTCCTGGAAAACGTCGACCGCCTGCAGAACCTCCAGCTGCAGGCCTGGACAGACAAGCAGAGGGACCTGGAGGAGAAGCGCCGAGAGTGCCTGAGCAGCATGGTGACCATGTTCCCCAAG CTCCAGCAGGAGTGGAACATTAACCTGAACACCCCTGTGGTCACCACCCCAAAGTCAAGGAAAAGCAAGCCTCCTCCATCCTTACTGCGGAACATCCATTCCAGCAGCCCCTCCTGCAAGCGACATCTGGAGCTCTTTATGACCAAGCACCAGCAATGTGTGCCCCTGCGGATGGCCCAGCAGGTGCATGGAAGCCAGGGGCAGCTGGCTAG CCAACAGGGGAACCAGCTGGAGGCCATCTGGAAGACTGATGTGGCCTCCTCCAGTCACCCAGTAGAAAAGAAGACCCCCACCAGCCTGTCCTGGGACCAGCTGGGGGGGTACCCAGATATTCCCCGGCTGTTGGCATTGGATGTGCATTCCTCCTACCACAAAAGCTTGATGTCCCTCATGGCCCG